A stretch of DNA from Maridesulfovibrio sp.:
TGGGTGCTGGTTATCTCGGCCAGTGAAGAAGATCCGTCAGTAAAAAAGGAAATTGTCCTTGTGACCGAAGAAAATATTACTCCGAGTAAAAATACGGTTGTACGTATTATAAGTATGAATATAAATGACAAGGCTGTGCCTGATGCATTGTTATTCAGTCTTTTCAGACAGATACGCGACAGCTTCGACCGTTAGTCTCAGCGAATGAGAAATCTAGAAAAAGTCTTGATAAATCTGGCTTATATGGTTATTAAGTACGTGATATAAGTTGTGGAGTAGCCTAGGGAGGAAATTATGCCGCAGGTTGCAGCCAGAATTACGCATGATCACGAACAATGGCTCAAAAATTATTTCAAGACCAAAAGCGCCGGAGCGGAATTCATTTTGCCCTGGGCGGTCGATATGTTTTTCAAATCCATGCGTTCAGTCGCTCAGGAATTGAATGTAGCTGAACTGAAGACGGTTCTTGAAGCATACCGGGGCATGAAAATACTGCCCAACCAGTGTAAAAGTGCGTATCTTTATTTGCGTATAGAAGAGGCTTGTGAGACAGAAGACGTCCACACAATTCATGGAGTCAGCAGAGCGAATCTGGAGGCAAAGCTCAAACGGTTGTCTGATGTTCAGTCCACTGCGTTGATGATCTGGGCCTCCGCCTATTGGGTGAGCAAGGTGTGGAACGGGGTAAGTCTGGAAGAATATATAAAGCTGACCTGTAACTGATTTTCCGGTACTGCATGCCGGTGAAATCAGGTTAATCTCGTCTGTTTTTTGTTATACCCGAAGTATCGAAAGCTATAAGCCCTCTCTTTCCTAGGTCCTTTAGAAAGGATGCCGTGGCAACCTCTGCCTCGCGCGGCAATACCTGATATTTATCCGCAAACCCGGCAGCGATTTTTTTTACGCTGTTGCGGCCGTCTATCATGTTCCAGACAAGAGTTCCCATTTCGTCCAGTTGTAGTCTTTTCATGGGCGGAGCACCTTCCTTCCACATGCCGAACCTTTTGGCCACATCGGCGAAAAGAGGTTTCAAGCGCAGCGGATAAGACAGCAGCACGAGTCCTCCATCCGTTTTACTTTCGCGCACTTCCCTGTTTTTTACCGGTTTGCAGGCCATGGCCTCACCACGGGTCATTTCCGGTGCAATTTTCTTTTTACTGAATAATTTCATAATGATTGAAAATCAGTTTTACCCTGTCTTCCGGCTGTTCAATACGGGAACAGCTTTTTACAGCCAGAATCCGGTTGCTTTCCTGCGTGTAACGTACCTCTATCTGCGCGTAAGGTCTTTTCTTGCCGTTAAGTTTTGAAAGCGCGAGGGAGGCAACGGAGGGCTTGTTCTTCTGTCCGAACATACAGGTTGCGCCGGTTTCGTATTCCAGCTCCGCACGGGAAAGCCCAAGCTTGGAAATATCTTCCTTGAACAATTCCTGAGAGAATTCACTCAGGGAAGTGTTTTTGAGGATCACATCTGCTGGTCCGAAGCGGTAAAGTGAGACAGTTTCGTTGCTGTCGGCCAGATTGATAATGAAACGGCCCGGTTTGAACTCGAATGAATCAAGGGCGAATTCAGCAGGCATGGTGGCCTGCATGTCGTAAATTCGCCATACCGCCTCTTCGTCCCGGTTCTGGAAACGAAGGCTTTCGAAAAATTTGATGGCCGCGTTGTCTATACAGTCATCGCATTTGCCGATGAACTGGACCAGCATTACCTGCGCCGCCTGTTTGCAATAGAACATCACCCCCCTCCCGGCAGAGAGGTCCGACTGCCAGTAGAATGCCGTAGCATCGTATTCCTTCAAAGGGGCCTTCCACGAACCCGGCATCACCGTTGATTCTATCTTGATTCCCGATGCGGATTCGACTTTTTTTGCCAGTTGGCGGAAGTATGTTTTTTCCTTGTATGATTTGCCCGCTTCGTACCAGCGGATTTCTAAGCATGGATATTCGCCGTTGTCCAATTGCAGGAATTTTTTATCTATTCCGCTTACTTCGAATGAGGACGGGATATCAAAACTTATACCGTCCCAGGCAATTTTCTTGAGATTCATTATATATTCCTTGAGGAAATGCGCTGCGTCCTAAGGTTCCGGCGCAATAAAGTTTTACGTGCTGTCTGTTTTGTCTCATGGGATGATCAGGCGACCTAAACCGGTCCGGAGACAAAAGAACCTGCATGAGTTTAACGTCTCATGCAGGTTTGTCAAAACATCATAAGAAGAAAATAACGTCAATAGGCCATTTTCCCCAGTGACTTGAGAATCAGCGTACAACCCATTGCAAACATTCCTGTAAGACCCATGCCGCAGGAGAATCCCGCCAGCAGTACGGGAGCGTACTGCCGCCACATGGCACCGTATTTTTTCTGGAAGAAATATCTGCCGATCAACGCTCCGGCTACCTCCAGAATGAAACCGTGAGGCGTGCTCTGGCCCAACCCTCTTACGACCCCGTATACCAGCAGTACCGGCAGTCCTAGGGCGTTGAGTATGGCGTAAAGCACAAGTCCAAGGCTTATCCCCCCCATGACCACCGGACCGCTCAGGGCCTGAAAGAACAGGGAGTTTCCTTCGAGGGTGGAGGTCTGCATGAGCAGGGTGTTCAGAGCCTGCAGGTGCCACAACTCCTGTGCGTAGGGATAACTGGCTGACGGAATCGGCGCCAACTGCCAGATGAACTGGGAAAAGAGCAGGCTTGCGATCATGACAACCGGAAATACCACCAGCTCTGCCTTGATGATGCCGCGTATGGATGTTCCGGTCAGTTCAATCTCGCGGAAATGCACGGTTGCTTCACCGTAGTTGTGGATCGGGATCGGGGCATACCATATTTCAATGCCCTGATATCCGAAAAATTTTGCCCCGGCAATGAAGCTGGCTTCCCTTACCAGCGGCAGGCTCACGAACTGTCCGGCAATGCCTTCCATACGGGCGGTGATATATGAGATCACCGGAGTGTAGATGAACCCGTAGAGCAGGAAGAATATCCAGGGGAAATTCGGGACCAGCAGCAGACTCATCCCCACATAGGCGAGCGTGGAGAATACGTAGATGGCAATGGAAACCCAGAAGTTGATATCGCCGCGGCCTTCTGGCGGTTCGAAAAGTTTACTCCATGATTCACGAGACTTGGCGTGTTCACCGCGGAACGATTTTACAACGTACCAGACGCCGATGATACCGATTGCCAGACCTAGGCCGATGGAGAAACTCATGTAGAAATCAAAGTTGTTGGCAAAGACCGTTTCAACGGTTTCCATGCCCGGATGCCAGCGGTGCAGAATGCCGTGTTCATACAGAACCGGGTTGGCCGCGAACGTGATGATGATTCCGATGAGTCCGCCGATGACTGCCCAGAAGGGCAGGACCATGCCGATGAAAAAGAGCCCGAGGTCGAACTGGATACCCGTCGCAACTGCCGGAAGAATTTTTTCCGTATAGGGTGTTAGCTCTATCCACGGGATGGGGATAAGCCGAATCGGCTCCGTAAAAAGCAGTCCCGATACCGCCGGAAGCAGGACGTAGACCGTGCCGAAGGCCAGTCCGATAACTCCGCCGACGGAAAAGACGCGCCATTTCCAACTGGCCTGCTTTTCTTCCGTGGATTCGGCAAGGGCCATGGTTCCAAGAGCGCCGACCGGAGCCATTGGGAAGGGGAGCTTTTCCACGTCCGAAGTTATGCGGTAAAGGGCGTATCCAAGGCCGAAATGGTCGATGCGCTGAATTATCTGCGCCCCGATCAGCAGCAGGATAGGTATGAGCCAGTCCCGGTGGAAAAATGTCCGCTCGATGAGCGAGTCGGAGCCCGGTTGCGGAGCCACCCATGCAGGGATGAATTCCGTAAGACCCAGCATGCGGGCCGCGTCCGACTGCACAAGGTACTGCTGCCATAGCAGACCGGAAAACGGAGAAGCCAGCGCCGCCCCGGCCATATAGTAGAGCAGGAATATTTCCTGCTGCTTGAGTTCCGTGTAGGAGCGCTTGGCGATTTCGGCGAAAAGGATGATTGTAACCCAGCGCGCGGCCGGACCGATGCCCTGGCCGATCACCAGTTGCAGATACATGCTGCCGGGCATCATCAGGAAGCCGATGAATATGGCGCCTATTATGGTTTTCCAGTCGAATCCTTCCTCGAAATGGGTAGGGGTCTTCAACAGGTCCCGATACTCTTGCAGCTCTTTATCGTCGTACATAAACTATTTCCGTTTAATTGTGCCAGTAAGCCTGTTTTCCGTTAACCGGGCAGAACCTGATAGCTTTGTCCTGCGTACAGTCCGTAAAGAGCCCACGCTCCGCCCATGAGAAAGTCACCCATTATAAGCCCGAAGAACAGATAGCGGACCCGTTTGAACAGCCCTACACCGCCATAACGCAGGGTCAGCTGGTTGCATATCCATCCGAGGAAGAAGCTGAACCAGAGAATTTTCATGGCCGAGCTGTATGCGGTCAGGTATCCGATCGGGTGCAGCGGCCACCACGGAAGTCTGTTGTAGGCCACGACCAGAGCAAACATGATTATCGCTCCGAGCGTAGCGAAGCTCGTCACCCAATGGCTTGATCTGTCCGGTTCCTGAATTATGCGGACCACGTTGTCATAGACAGTCATGGAGGTACGGGTTGCCCAGTCCAGCTGCAGTTCGCGGATGCCGTACTTGTAGCAGACCATAAGCATGGCTCCGAAGGATACGACCATGCCCAGTATCAGAATGACCGTTATGCCGGTCAGAAACATGCGTTTGTTGCGTATCCATTCGTTGATCTTGGAGCCGTGTACCAGCGAGGGCATGAGAGATTCACGCAGGTCCACGAAAAGAACCTTCTGGCAGATGGCTGCAATGGCAATTCCTGCCGATCCGAAGAATTTGTTGCCGAAAACAGCGGTCAGGCCGTCTATTGGAGCGGCGGTAAGGGTAAAGTAGGCTATACCACCCTGGC
This window harbors:
- a CDS encoding peptide transporter, whose product is MYDDKELQEYRDLLKTPTHFEEGFDWKTIIGAIFIGFLMMPGSMYLQLVIGQGIGPAARWVTIILFAEIAKRSYTELKQQEIFLLYYMAGAALASPFSGLLWQQYLVQSDAARMLGLTEFIPAWVAPQPGSDSLIERTFFHRDWLIPILLLIGAQIIQRIDHFGLGYALYRITSDVEKLPFPMAPVGALGTMALAESTEEKQASWKWRVFSVGGVIGLAFGTVYVLLPAVSGLLFTEPIRLIPIPWIELTPYTEKILPAVATGIQFDLGLFFIGMVLPFWAVIGGLIGIIITFAANPVLYEHGILHRWHPGMETVETVFANNFDFYMSFSIGLGLAIGIIGVWYVVKSFRGEHAKSRESWSKLFEPPEGRGDINFWVSIAIYVFSTLAYVGMSLLLVPNFPWIFFLLYGFIYTPVISYITARMEGIAGQFVSLPLVREASFIAGAKFFGYQGIEIWYAPIPIHNYGEATVHFREIELTGTSIRGIIKAELVVFPVVMIASLLFSQFIWQLAPIPSASYPYAQELWHLQALNTLLMQTSTLEGNSLFFQALSGPVVMGGISLGLVLYAILNALGLPVLLVYGVVRGLGQSTPHGFILEVAGALIGRYFFQKKYGAMWRQYAPVLLAGFSCGMGLTGMFAMGCTLILKSLGKMAY
- a CDS encoding PqqD family protein, with protein sequence MKLFSKKKIAPEMTRGEAMACKPVKNREVRESKTDGGLVLLSYPLRLKPLFADVAKRFGMWKEGAPPMKRLQLDEMGTLVWNMIDGRNSVKKIAAGFADKYQVLPREAEVATASFLKDLGKRGLIAFDTSGITKNRRD